The Streptomyces sp. P9-A4 genome contains a region encoding:
- a CDS encoding class I SAM-dependent methyltransferase, whose product MDHDDAHVRPVSAAELFDGLGIDYEHAFVRLPAQLAAIEWLTARLGAGARVLDVGSGTGRPVADLLVRAGCEVTGIDVSGEMVALASAQVPGAGFEQCDVRAFGAPEGHFDAVCAFFPLLMMSRAEAADALKRMAGWLAPGGFLVTATVPADVEDAEIVWMERTVRVSSFSAEEYLRLQREDCGLDVLHHAVSVFAPDDDRAAPEEHLFTYARRPA is encoded by the coding sequence CACGTGCGGCCGGTGTCGGCGGCTGAGTTGTTCGACGGGCTGGGGATCGACTACGAGCACGCCTTCGTTCGTCTGCCGGCTCAGCTGGCGGCGATCGAGTGGCTCACCGCACGGCTGGGCGCGGGGGCGAGGGTGCTCGACGTGGGCAGCGGGACCGGGCGTCCGGTGGCCGACCTCCTCGTGCGGGCCGGCTGTGAGGTGACCGGCATCGACGTGTCCGGCGAGATGGTCGCCCTCGCGAGCGCGCAGGTGCCCGGGGCGGGCTTCGAGCAGTGCGACGTGCGGGCGTTCGGCGCGCCGGAGGGTCACTTCGACGCGGTGTGCGCGTTCTTCCCCCTTCTGATGATGAGCAGGGCGGAGGCGGCCGACGCCCTGAAGCGCATGGCCGGCTGGCTGGCGCCCGGCGGCTTCCTGGTGACGGCGACGGTGCCCGCGGACGTGGAGGACGCCGAGATCGTCTGGATGGAGCGCACGGTCAGGGTCTCCAGCTTCTCGGCGGAGGAGTACCTGCGCCTCCAGCGGGAGGACTGCGGCCTCGACGTCCTGCATCACGCGGTGTCGGTCTTCGCCCCGGACGACGACCGCGCGGCCCCAGAGGAGCACCTCTTCACCTACGCCCGCCGCCCGGCCTGA
- a CDS encoding ABC transporter substrate-binding protein: MPRPLRVIAAAFALLLVTACNSASSGGSTATSVRGVTVDTIKVGGIVSMTTASGYSKKDTDLGARARYDRANAEGGINGRKIEYLGAEDDGQDPARNLAAARKLVQQDKVFAVSPMSSVTFAGADFLDGQKVPTVGWGTLPSFCGPEHIYGFNGCLVPTPGGTLNQTWPESLAAVLGGSRGKSVALIAGDNDAGKFGIRTFTQGFKAAGFQVPYAKAVVPATSMPSDWSAYTKEILRSGPGGGAPDAVVSVMQTPYNIGLFTALKRSGYKGIISDPTDYDPGLLAKDATKQALDGVHVLLQFQPFEADTPAMEQFKADIRKAAGGKDVPLNMHMMTGYMSADLFLSIAGRAGKDLTVESFQKAAAGFSDTGTLVGDRAEPKGKKESFGCGALVRLKNGRYEVAVPFKCYPPIPFG; encoded by the coding sequence GTGCCTCGACCGTTGCGCGTCATCGCCGCCGCGTTCGCCCTGCTCCTCGTCACCGCCTGCAACTCCGCCTCCAGCGGCGGAAGCACCGCCACCTCCGTACGCGGAGTCACCGTCGACACGATCAAGGTCGGCGGCATCGTCTCCATGACGACCGCCAGCGGATACTCCAAGAAGGACACCGATCTCGGCGCCCGGGCCCGCTACGACCGGGCCAACGCCGAGGGCGGGATCAACGGGCGGAAGATCGAGTACCTGGGCGCCGAGGACGACGGCCAGGACCCGGCCAGGAACCTGGCCGCGGCCCGCAAGCTCGTCCAGCAGGACAAGGTCTTCGCCGTCTCGCCCATGAGCTCGGTCACCTTCGCCGGGGCCGACTTCCTCGATGGCCAGAAGGTTCCGACGGTGGGCTGGGGCACGCTCCCCTCGTTCTGCGGGCCGGAGCACATCTACGGCTTCAACGGCTGCCTCGTCCCGACGCCGGGCGGCACGCTCAACCAGACCTGGCCCGAGAGCCTCGCGGCCGTCCTCGGCGGCTCCCGCGGCAAGTCGGTCGCGCTGATCGCCGGCGACAACGACGCCGGAAAGTTCGGCATCCGCACCTTCACCCAGGGCTTCAAGGCGGCCGGCTTCCAGGTCCCGTACGCCAAGGCCGTGGTGCCGGCGACCTCGATGCCCAGCGACTGGTCGGCGTACACCAAGGAGATCCTCCGCTCGGGCCCCGGCGGCGGCGCGCCCGACGCCGTGGTCTCCGTGATGCAGACGCCGTACAACATCGGCCTCTTCACCGCCCTCAAGCGGTCCGGCTACAAGGGGATCATCTCCGACCCGACGGACTACGATCCCGGACTGCTCGCGAAGGACGCGACGAAGCAGGCCCTCGACGGGGTGCACGTACTGCTGCAGTTCCAGCCCTTCGAGGCGGACACCCCCGCGATGGAACAGTTCAAGGCCGACATCAGGAAGGCCGCCGGAGGCAAGGACGTCCCCCTCAACATGCACATGATGACGGGGTACATGAGCGCCGACCTCTTCCTCTCGATCGCCGGGAGGGCCGGCAAGGACCTCACCGTGGAGTCCTTCCAGAAAGCCGCCGCCGGCTTCTCCGACACCGGCACGCTCGTGGGCGACCGCGCCGAGCCGAAGGGGAAGAAGGAGAGCTTCGGCTGCGGGGCGCTCGTCCGCCTGAAGAACGGGCGGTACGAGGTGGCGGTGCCGTTCAAGTGCTATCCGCCGATCCCCTTCGGCTGA